The Alphaproteobacteria bacterium genome contains a region encoding:
- a CDS encoding GAF domain-containing protein, whose translation MLANEDIDALTAGAAKSPAALFAAIAEVSRQRVGAGLVTAMRHDAAEQTVERIYSSNEQAYPAGGRKPKRENGWGRQVLIEHRVLVSAGDDGIRESFPDHAIILGLGLHSCVNVPLVSQGKCIGTLNVLRAQADWGKDDIALVRALGIAALAGVLMMRG comes from the coding sequence ATGCTTGCCAACGAAGACATCGACGCGCTCACGGCGGGCGCCGCGAAATCGCCGGCCGCGTTGTTTGCGGCCATCGCCGAAGTCTCGCGGCAGCGCGTCGGTGCCGGGCTCGTCACCGCGATGCGCCACGACGCGGCGGAACAGACGGTGGAGCGTATCTACTCGTCGAACGAGCAGGCCTATCCGGCCGGCGGCCGCAAGCCCAAGCGCGAGAACGGCTGGGGCCGCCAAGTGCTGATTGAGCATCGCGTGCTCGTGAGCGCGGGCGATGACGGCATCCGCGAGTCGTTCCCTGATCACGCGATCATCCTCGGCCTCGGCTTGCATTCCTGCGTGAACGTGCCGCTGGTGAGCCAGGGCAAGTGCATTGGCACGCTCAATGTGCTGCGGGCGCAGGCTGATTGGGGCAAAGATGACATCGCGCTGGTGCGCGCGCTCGGGATCGCGGCGCTCGCGGGCGTGTTGATGATGAGGGGCTAG